GTACACAGTTGACCAACCATGTGATTCACTTCAATTATGTAGCTGTTTTCTTATCACTATAGCTTTTCTTCTGTCAGCACAATAAAGCTGGAACAAAAGCACGTCAAATGGAACATGTGCTGTTCGAGCAAACCTAAGCCAATCATGCACTaaacactgctgacattctggaAGAAATGCAGAAAGCCGGTGCAGCACATGCAGTTCTGACAAGCCACGGTAAGTAATGCACTTTGATGCTATGGCACTTTTAGCCTGTTTTTAGTAGGTCACTACTGAGCCAAACTTAAATGTGAGCACTCCTATGCGATATTCTTCTGTGTGTGTGGTAAACAATGGCATGAAATGTGTTGATAAGCACACAtttggaggaccagcctttttaaaaaggctggtcctccagccgaaacgtcgtgaattaaatcctgttatgtttcttcaatttttggtgattatatatatatatatatatatatatatatatatatatatatatatatatatatatatatatatatatatatatatatatatatatatatatatatatatatatatttgaggtGCAGTTCATCAACTAAACAGGAACCGAACTGGCAGAAACAAGCGTTAATCACTGCAACCAACAAATACCATGGCCTGAAGCCGTTTCTGTACACACGTTTACTGAAACGTGCATTATGTAAATTCACACCCGCCACTGTACACAGTAGCGGGTGTGGGCGTGCGGGTTCTGAAAGCATTTTTGAATTGCGCTCCGCACATCCGCCAAGGCTTGCATCCGTCTCTTACCGTAATTGCTCGGAATAAGTCCAGAGCGACGGTCACATCTTGCTTTCCACCAGTTTGGGTCGGACGTCATGTCAAAAACGTAAAGCAAATCTCCTTCTTCGAAGGACAGCTCATCTGGCTGTAAGACAGGACATCGCAAAGAAGGAATGTATataaaacgctttttttttgtttttaaatctGAAGTACCTATTAACAAGCAGCCCGCCATACCCACCTGTTGAGCGTTGTACTTGTAAAGCGCCCGGAAAACTTTCACGCTGCCTGTATAAACGACACAAGACTTTCAAAAATCCACGTGCTGTTTAATTTTTAGTTGCTTCCGCGTGCTTTCTTTCCATGATAATTCATACTCGGGTGTGGCCTCGTTAGAAAGTATGACACAACATTTTTCGATGCAATGCACTAAATCTATCCACACCGCTAACTCATACAAGAGCAACTTTGAAGCAGCTTCAGAAAGTTAAAAATGGTTACTGTCACTGAATATTCGTCGATAGTTAATAAACAAAACAGCACGTTCAGTTGGTTTAGGATCAACAGCTGACTTACCGGGTTTTGGCGGCGGTGGCGCGGGTCTAGAAGGTTTGCTCGTCATTCTTGGACGGTTTATTCTTTTACTCGTTGACGAACAGCAACAGTTTTCAGATAATTGTGCCAATGATTACAGCGCGGATTAACTCCAATGGGCACTACTCATTTTCTGCACTCTTCCGCTACTGATTGTGGGAGGTGTTTGTTTTGATTTGGTTGTTTCAACCACTAAGGAACTCAACGATTCTGCCACAATGCTACTTCTTCATGACATTGCTAGTTAAATGAATGAAACAAATAACTTATTAAAACTGTGCTATACTATTTGTTATATTTGTGACTGATACAGCTACAGATTGTTTTGCGGATATTATGAAAATTATCCGCCAGTGCCGCCGCAGTCGTGAAAATGGCGGCTTCCTTGAAGCTTTTCACGACCGCGGTTTCGTGGGGAAAATTTAGGTTTCGCTTTTTAGCCGGTGTTAAAAATGCTTGCCGAACTCAACCATTACGGCAGTCGAATACACGTGTAGCATGTTCACTGTATGCATATAGCAAAGACAGCTTTTTGGGGACCGGAACACTGGTGTTCCCACCGTCGCTTGTGCGGCTTGCGGGTCAATCGTCAAGTGCCGCTTGCTGGAACTGCTCTGAAGATCTTGGAAAAACAGATTTCATCTGTCGCAAGTGCGAGAGCCCGCAGGAAACGTCACACCGTTTAAATTATTTTGAAGTCTTTAATGAAGAAGCGAAGTATAACATCGACGCTAGCAAGCTTCAAGCTAAGTTTCGAGACTTACAGCGCTTGCTTCACCCCGACAAATTCGCTGCAAAATCTAAGGTATGCGGCCTCTAATTTTCTACTGCAGAACGTGGTAGCACAGGCTTTCGTACAACGCTATGTTTCATGCAAAGATGAGAATCTCTGAACCTACTTCTGTGTCAGTACGGGTACATACAGCGGTTGCCTGTTATGACACCATTCATTATGACAACGTAACTGCGGTAAGCTTGTTGCTTGCGTAGGGCTAAGCTGTTACGCCTTGCACACCCGACATCTCGGAAGGGTGCACACGCGCACCATGTCACTTTTGTTTGCCGCTTTGTCTATCTTAGCATCGCCGGCTGCTCAAAGGTGGAGGGGCGCTTTAAGGCACCTTTGTGGAAAGGAGGTACttacaaagaacaaaaagagGCTGCTTTAGGCATTACGGTTTGAAAGGACGTGAAAGGCATGAAATCTACAGTGAACGTCAGCTTTGTGATCTATGTACAGATATTGAATTGAGTGAAACATGCGCGTCGCTTGCCGCAGTGTCTGCCGATTGTGGTCAGGTATGTACAAGCAAGTTTctgtctttgtgtgtgtgttcacTTCAATCCAGAAGGAGCAGGCCCTATCTGACAACCTTTCAGCACTGGTGAACCAGGCTTACCAGACGCTGTCAAAGCCCGAGAAGAGAGCCAAGTACCTGCTCAAGCTTAGGGGGAAAGACCTTGACTCTGTTGTGCTGGACTCTGGTTTCCTGGCTCGCATGATGGAGCTCAATGAAGAAGTGGCATCTGTTGAAGAGCAGCAGAATCAGAAGTCAGCAGAAGAGTACCTCAAAGTTGTGCAGAGTGAAGCCGAAGAACTGGCAAAACAGCTAAGTGCTGCATTTGAAAAGGACAGTTTTGATCTAGCCAGCATTGAGTTGGCTAAATTAAAATACCTTAGGAACATAGAGACAAAACTCAAGGACATTTTAGAGAAATAAAGAGCCAGAACCACTTCTTTGCACGTGTGTTTAGTAGACAGTGAAGTGCATTTATTGTGTCATCTTCCAAACAGTGCCCACAAAGTTATATAACGGGCCCACTCATACGTTCTTGCAGAACTTTATTGCTTGCAACATGCTAGTGCATTCCTTTGCTAATGCTATAATGGGCACTAAGACCTAATCGAAGTAACTAGCCAGGCAAAAAATTTGTGAAATGTCAGACACGTCGTGAATGGGTATTCTAAATGTCGGCCACCCCACTAAATCCTTTGAAAACCAGTTCCTTTTGTTCAAAGGTGGACGTTGCTGCACAGCATAAATGCTGCGCATTTGCCTCAATGAACCTTGCCTCGGTGATGAGGCCAGCCGTACAAGGCCTCTGAAGCCCAGGTGAGCGGCCTTCAGAAAACTGCACCCGCAGTGCCATTCAGTgtaacaaaactgaaaacaaacgaGGAAATCTAGACAGCTGGCAGTTTTTAACAGCATCTAACGAATATATAAAAAGTGTAGTTCTACTCTTTGGACTGCTGTTTATACTTCGTGCGCAAAATTATAGCAGTAAACTTGTTGCAGCATCAGCAAGCACCTACACTGGGCATGCTGCAAACAAAAATTGTTGCTGACAAGAGGTTGGGTTTTGAAAAGAGCAAATAAATTGTTAGCTCATTTAGGAAATAAGATTCTGCCATTTAATTTTAATACTTATGCTTAAAGGTCAGTCACTGTTCCGCCTTAAGCTGCAAGGTTAGCTACATCATTGCTGTTTTGGTGAAATTTAATGTTTTTGCCTAAAATGCATTTGAGGTACCATGTAACCGAGGTATTAGTGTGGCATGATGCTAATCTTTTGACATCTGATTTCTGATTGCTAGCAGCGCAAGCATACACAATTGTGTCAATCCAAAGGAGCATGCTAACACTGGCTGCAGCACCAGGAACTGTGTCAAAGTGTAAATAGAGGCGCAATGAACATGATTGTATTCAATGGTGGCTTTTCCGAGCATTGCCGTCTACGAATTTATGACACTTCATGTGAAAGCTTATGGTTGTGTTGTTCCAGCAGTGTTAAATTGACACAGGCAAAGGCTAGGGCATCAACTACTGCAGAAGCAGTAGCCTCTAACACAAGGAGTTACATGCGAGCCAGTACTGGCAAACCAGTCAGAGATTCATTAACGAAACAGATTTTTATACTTCTGTAATATGCGAGAAGCAAGACAGTTAAGACCATGTTGAAAATCTCCAAATAAGACCTCAGTGGGAACTAATTTTTTTCAACTTTTATACTTTGCAGTTTGTCATAGCTAGCTGCCAGGTTGTCAGCATATCACTTGTAATTGGAAGACCAAGCTGCAATCACTCATGCtccctagagtcactaaataaagaagactttatttagtgactctaataCTTCCATAGGTCCTTGGACTGAGGAGCAGTGAAATGCGATGTCTTTTCAGATGTACATTCTAATCTGATTAACACAAATGTGCAGTGCAGGTCAGGATATTTTTATTCATCTTGCCTCATTCTTTTAGCAATGCGCGCTAAACTGAGATTCACAGGAAAAAGAACAGACTACAAGACAGAAGTGAAACTGTCAATTTTAGCGCTCAACATTTCTAAAAGATTGTATACCAACTAGCCTGTCAGAAAGTGTTGCTTCAGAACATGCATCATTCATGTCAGAGGAACAAGCATTAGAAAATATATTTTCCTTGTAATGGGGCAATGGCTGCCAGCACTAAATGCAGAGTATCTTGAGGTGTAAACTAATGAGCTTCAGGTCGACATTTGGTTTTTGCTTTTAATTTCGTGATGCAATTTGAGCTCTTCAGTGGGTCTTGCATCGTCAAAACATAAAGCTACCTGTGACTGCTGTATGTTCTACTTATTTTGAGAATTTATCGGGCATGCCAAGCCAGTAACAACCATATCTGCTCAACAAGGGTTTCTTAGGCAGCCTGTTATGTAAGGCAACTACAGCACGAGCACCCAAAAGGGAGTGACACGCAGAGCTTGTGTCTGTCACCTTCTGTTATCCTGCCTCATTACTGTTCCACTCTTTCCATCATACATCAACCAGCCCAAGTTAACACTTAATTACCTGAAAGAGAGCTGCCCATAGTCCTGATGCGCACATTCAGAGGCACGTTGCTCTCCTACATAACCACGCACCACCtttcatttcgcctacatcgtGGCGCACTGAAGTCACAGCATCACATCTGTTTACCCTTTCTTCTGTCTGTGTTGACATAGCCGCAGTTCCTATCGCCACATACCGCATGAAATTCTGGGGCAGAACATGCCTTTAGTGTTTGCCTATTTTCGCACAAACTAGTGGTATCGTTACCTGTGGCTGTCCAAGTGCAGCAACAAAGTAATCTAATGTGCAGTACCGTCATCAGTTGATGAAACACAGCACTCCAAGTGAGACATTCGACGTGTTCGGCACTGTGTGATGCATACTTGGACATTTTTCGCTGAAAGGGTTGTTTCAGGTGAAAACTCTGCTTTTTGCTGTTTGACGATTGCAGCAATCGTTCACAGCAATGCAGAGGCCCAGGGGCACACTGTCGAGCACACTTAACACAGCTGCACTGCACGGCTGGTTTTCAAACTGAAGCCGTTCAGCCTTTATACACACGTCAGACCGCAAACTGAAGCCGTTCAGCCTTTTACACACGTCAGACCGCAAACTGAAGCCGTTCAGCATTTTACACACGTCAGACGGCTGAACCGTGCAGTGCTACATGTCCTTCGTTTCCTTTATGTCAGTTGCTGAGAGCAGAGGTCCTCAGTCGTCACTGGAGCATTCGCAGCAGAAGGTGACCGCGCGCTCTTCGAAGACCCAGTTCTCGCGGATGCCGGCGGGCAAGTGGTCGAGCGAAGTGCGGACACCATCGGTACAGGGCGCATCGGCGTTCGCGCGTCTCAACACCTTGACGGTGAAAGCGCGGCCTTGGCACCGGAAATGTGTGAACCAGCATGGTTCGCCCTTGCAGTGCACAGTGCGAAGAAACCGCGGGAAACGATCCTCTCCTAAGTCTTGCCACACTATGCGGGACTCGCAACCCCAAGGCGTCTTGGTGTCGTCTTCTCGACGGCCGCGGGAACCGCGCAAATCGCCGAGCTCCCGCGAAGGCGGTCTCTGAGCTTGTTCGCTGTCTTTGATGTCCCCTCTAGAGACTGCCTTCTCTAGCCATAGCAACTTCTTCGATGGCACCCCTGACGGCTTGACGTCGATGCTTTTATCATTCCTTTGCTCTCGGAGTGAAGGGTCGGCGTCGCTTTCGCCCTCTACCACGTCCTGCATGAACTCCGGGTCCACGCGGAAACTAGGCGTCCGATGATCACCTTGCAAGTTCGACGCGTCACCTTCGGCGTGGGAAGCGTCGCTCTGGACGGCGTCCGTGTGTCGGGCGTAGATGCGTGCAGGCTCCTCTGGCTCCGGCGGCGGCTTATCAATGGACATGTAGCGCGGGTTGAACGCCGGTCCCAGCCGGTCGCGAAGCTTATCCACAGCGGCCGGAGCGCAGCCGACCTGGCCACATGCCGCCGGCCTCAGCAGGTGAAACAAGACTGAAATGACGAAAAGCGCGACACGTGCTGACGGAGACATGGTTGCCTCATGACAGCACTGTCTGTGTCTGGGCGCTTTTAAGAAGGCTCACGAAACGTTGTTCGTCCGTACGAAGTGCTGACGCTTCACTGGCTGCGCCTCTCCGCGACAGGCCGATGACCGCGCGCGTGGAACAAGCCCGCGGAAAGGGGGAGGCGTCATTTTCCGCGGAACCATGGAATGTCGCATGTCACCCCAAGAAGGGAGAGGCGGAAAGCTGGCTGGGGTCACCACTGCTTTCGTTGAGGGACGGCTGAAGGGAGGCATaagcaataaacaaaaaagacaaaTGGAAGAGGGGAAGGAGGAGCGGGGAGGAGAGCTTCAAAGCTGTAAGAACGCGTGATAATCGATTACTGGCATGCCCGGCCCTCCGCGGCGGGTCCCGGTCACTTGTTCCCTGCAGCTGCGGGTGAGGGGAGACACGCGCACGACGTTTTGGGGGCAAAATGTGCGGGTGTTGTATGCCTCGGCTGTCGAAACACTCGCGACATGGCTGAAGAATATTATCTTTTTCCGGCAGAAGCCAAACGGAGACTGCCCTGTGTGGTTGAAGTCGACCGGGACAGGTGGCAGCCCACGATCAGGACGTCGTGAGGGTGTAGTCAACTTCGAGGTTGATTAGCGTGTGCGTGGTCAGTACATTTATTGTTTATGTATTCTTAATCTTTTGCTTATGTTTGTAGGTGTGCAACTTTGGTTTAATTCCTGGATCAGCAATGCTTTGCCATTAAGCGCGTGTttgtccgttcgattcgcctgcactacatGAACTGGCTCTCGCGGTGCAGCaccgccattcgtttcagcggtgcagcaccgccattcgtttcagcggtgcaagatggcgcctctgcacgacgccattcgtttcagaaCCGTGCAGATGTGGGGCAGGCGTGGTTCAGGAAAAGTGCAGAAAATCTGTGGGCCTGCTCCTCAGTggtggcacccgccgcggtggctcagtggttatggcgctcggctgctgacccgaaagacgcggattcgatcccggccgcggcggtcgaatttcgatagaggcgatattccagaggcccgtatactgtgcgttgtcagtacacgttaaaaaaccccaggtggtcgaaatttccggagcccttcactacggcgtccctcctatcctgagtcgctttgggacgttaaacccccataaactcagtggttagagcgctcggctactgatccggagtgcccggtttcgaacccgaccgcggcggccgcgtttcgatggaggcgcaacgctaaggcgcccgtgtgctgtgcggtgtcagtgcgcgttaaagatccccagattgtcggaattattccggagccctccactgcggcacctctttcttcttgcactccctcctttatcccttctcttacggcgcggttcaggtgcccaacgatatatgagacagatatactgcgccattacctttctcCAAAAACGAACTTTCCTCCTCGGTGGTCAGTGCCGAAATCACTCAGatcgtgcagctgcagccgccatggaagcaggcGATGGCTTGTACGTGGTACGTTGTGTTAAACGCGGCGAAGGGAGTCAAGTTTATCCTCTCGTCGACGAGGACGATGGGCCCAACTCGTACGGAGCGTGCGTGGCTGGGACCTATGGCTTAGGCCTCCAACTACTTGTGGTGATTTGTGTGCAGTGTGTGCGAAGTGAACCGCGCGCGTGTCCAGCCATCCCACGCGCGCGGTGGCAAAAACCATGTGTGTAAGTACTTCTGTGCTGGTGTGCCTTTGGGAAAGTGCCCGCCCGCCGGCCGTCACAATCGTGACGGACGCGCCGAGAAGAACACATGTGCGTTTCTCACCAGTTGCCGCTAGGTGCACATGCATCGAGGTATGTTCGCGACAGCACTTGGCTGCGATATTGTTTGAAAATTCTTcccgcggttcgggatgttggcggccgttgaggTGGGCGGTACAGCTGGTTGTAATTTGCTGGCGACGCCAAGACTAGCAGACGGCCAGGCCTGTACTCGgtcattcgttttggaagcagccagtgccaagctgcacttcACTATATGGAAACTTGCGCTGCACGCGCGCCGCACCTAAGCGGCACCGCTTgtgaactttacagaactggtgcagcgaTCGATTGCAGGTTATTCGAACGGGCCTGATTGCCGCTCTTGTCACCACAATtttacgcgtttttttttcttgcgctgaAAAGAGCTCTTGCACTATCAATTGTTACCTGCAGATCGAAGCCGTGATTTTCTCTTCCGCTCGATGCACGGCGTTTGTACGGGACTATGATTGGCTTTGTCTTGTAAGTGGTAAGTGACGAATAATGAGTGATGGTGAACTGATGGTTGGTTGCTTGGCCATTGGATATATAGCAGAACTTTCCTAGAGGCCATAGCCGGGCTAGACAAAATATAAAAGTCGCATTTGCGGGCTTAGAGCGCTTTATGTGCCCGGTGAAGCTGTGAAGAAAGGCTTGTGAAAATAGCAGAGCCGATAGTTGCTATGTTGACCATATATGGTCACACATTGGCATTGCCTATTTCAAAATGTTTGCTCATGCCACTGCCCGCGTTCCAAATGTCGACCTATAATAAATGAGGCGATGTCTACTGAGCCACATCTCTTGCAAAAGCCTGCAACGTAGGTTGGCGagaaattttttattttaatatacAAAGCACGCACCTGCATATCAATGTGCTCAGGAACTTTTTCAAATGTGTAACTATTGTTTTAAAGAAAGTTTGCAAATAAAATAAGCAATTCACAATGACAGTCAAAACACTTAAGGCGAAACCTCAGTAGAGCGCCAAGGCTTGCTTTAGGAGAGAAACTGAAGCAAGAAAATAACGTTGAAACGAAAAAAGGAAAACTATTCTACAagcacccgccgctgtggctcagtggttagggcgctcggctactgagccggagttctcaGGTTCCAACCCGGCCgcggcgcccgtttgctgtgcggtgtcagtgcacgtttaagatccccaggtggtcgaaattattccggagccctccactatatggtacatatttctctctttcttctttcactccactttcctcccttcccttacagcgcggttcgggtgccagccgagacgtgagacaattactgcgccatttcctttcctcaaaaacctatctgagtgctgtaaaaaaaaaaacgacaaaaattgGAAAGAtaataattggttggttttttggggaaaggaaatggcgcagtatctgtctcatatatcgttggacacctgaaccgcgccgtgagagaagcgataaaggagggagtgaaagtagaaaggaataaagaggcgccgtagtggagggctccggaataatttcgaccacctggggatctttaacgtgcactgccatcgcacagcactcgggcgtcttagcgttttgcctccataaagacgcagccgccgcggtcgggttcgaacgcgggaactccggatcagtatagtcgagcgccctaaccactgagccaccgcggcggctaaggaaAGATACCCAAAACAAGAATATTCCGATAACTTTATCGCTATATCCTTATATGTGGCCGAAGTTTGACAccgaaaatactttttttttatgaattcTTGTTCACATCTATTCAATATTGCTCGATGCTTGGCGCAACAAAAGACTGTCACTTGCTGGCATCGGTGGTGCATACTTTTGTCTGAGCTCGCAGCCATGCTGAAGCAAAGGCAAAGATGCTGAGGTCATCTTTGCAGTTTGTACTCGACAGTGCTTCAAGGATCTCGTCTGGTTACGCGCATGGCCACACTTTGCCGATAAATTAATGAAAGCTTTTCCTTGCGACTGTGTTACATGCCTCAGCAACGCCGGCGTATGACAGCTAAAAAAGTTTGCCTAACCTATTTCATCGTTCAAGTGTACGTGTCTATATACCTTTGCGTCCGGCCGACTGTGCGATACCAGAGGGTTTGATAAATCATAGAAACGGCTCCTCAGTTTGATCACAGACGACGAAGAGTCCTGTATCGTAATCTGAACACAAATAACCTGTAAAGCTTTCTGAAAAATAAACGCGGAAGGCGAAAGCTGTAACGCAGTCGCTTTGAAGTCGTATCGCAAGCGCAATTACAGCGCGCGTTGGGTGACGTCAGAGGCGCTCATTGCCGCTGAGTTACGGTGGGAGACCGCCAACCACTGTGaccaagtgagccagaggtcaagtgtggctataggccttaccgtCTGTGGTCCACCATAGTGTCggaccacttgacctttgacctttcgattcatCGGTAAAGGGCGGtaaaataggccgcagcgttcattgggtgaccaacttctcgcgatgcgccagggtgggcgcgctgcctatccagtgtgcgtaaCGCACTGAACGTTCCAGACGCCAAGCGCGTCTACTtccccgatacaccacagctttcgctctgtaacTAAGTTCagcagttgttgtttttttttcgcttctaaaTGCACGCTATAAATTTGTCCATGAATTTTGTTTTCTTGGCTTGACTGTTTGGTGGACGATCTACAATTCTGCAAGCAGAACACACCACTAAAATAAGAATGATAAAAGTTAATTAACGTATTTAGGTAATCAGTGGACTAATTAAAGCATTCTGCCTCTTGTTTCCCGCCGTAGCCCCCAATACAGCCCCAGGGCTAAATTAAATCTAGAGCAAGTTACGTTTCGTTTTAAAATGATTTggacctttaaaaaaaaaagcacccggTATACCGGCTGCGGatagccataattttttttttcacttaaaacTGAAGATAGAAAATTACACTAGTGTAATTTGTACAGGTATTATTTTCTGCTGCGCAGACGGCCACCCTTCGATATGGGGTAAGTGCACAACTATCTGTATTCAGATGTTTCGCTGCATGTTGGTGTGTTCAGAGGAACGTACCGGATCGTCTAACCCACCTTTTGCGGACGCCCGGGTGGTCAAAACTGATCTTGATTCGCCTGTAGTTCAGACACTAAAATTTACGCCATTCTTTTTTCAATGGACGTCAGCGGAGTTTNNNNNNNNNNNNNNNNNNNNNNNNNNNNNNNNNNNNNNNNNNNNNNNNNNNNNNNNNNNNNNNNNNNNNNNNNNNNNNNNNNNNNNNNNNNNNNNNNNNNCATGCTGCGGAGTGAacttgaagtgcggagctgaactaggagaaaaacttaaaaaaaatcaaatcaaGGTTTATTGAATCGATCCATAATTGCTACAACGTGTAAACTATACAGGTGAGGGTCCCAAAGTGAAACGACTGTACCGGGACCATGTGGCCATTTTGCGTTTCTGGGAATgtgcagccccgccgcggtggctcagtggttagggcgctcgactactgatccggagttcccgggttcgagcccgaccgcggcggctgcgtttttatggaggaaaaacgctaaggcgcccgtgtgctgtgcgatgtcagtgcacgttaaagatccccaggtggtcgaaattattccggagccctccactacggcacctccttcttcctttcttctttcactcccttccttatcccttcccttacggcgcggttcaggtgtctcaacgatatatgagacagatactgcgccatttccttttccccaaaaccaattaaaaaaaaaataaaaaaaatgtgcagtgtgggttgttagtgcacgttaaagatccccaggtggtcgaaattattccggagcccaccactacggcacctctttcttcctttcttctttcactccctcctttatcacttcccttacggtgcggttcacgtgtccaccgatataatagacagatactacgccatttcgtttccacaaaaaccaattattattattattattattattattattattattattattattattattattattattattattattattattatcatcattatcatgaaGGAGCTCGGATGTGGTCCCATGGGATGATGTCGTACTCCCTTCTGGTCTAGATTCTCGGATGGGTGCCTTGTCTGGTGTCCGAGATTCACCACTGAAACGCTTTCGCTGCAGGTGAAGTTAGTATGGTAAATATTCGACAAGTTTTAAAGCTATCCGACGGTATCACAGTGCTGTGGTATCGTTCTCTCATGTTCTCGCCTACTCGCGCAGTTACTGTCTTACGCTCACCCAAGTTGCCCACGCCTTCGCATAACTGGGGTCGTTGCTAAGTTTTGCAGTGCTTTAGTGGTAACTGATCACCTGAAAACTTATTCCATACTGCTTTCTAGAAGAGCCATTTTATGCCTTTCCGATCAGCCTGACAAAATCATTAACGCTTAATCCACCTCACGGCTGCGT
The Amblyomma americanum isolate KBUSLIRL-KWMA chromosome 3, ASM5285725v1, whole genome shotgun sequence genome window above contains:
- the Hsc20 gene encoding iron-sulfur cluster co-chaperone protein HscB-like protein, mitochondrial; this encodes MAASLKLFTTAVSWGKFRFRFLAGVKNACRTQPLRQSNTRVACSLYAYSKDSFLGTGTLVFPPSLVRLAGQSSSAACWNCSEDLGKTDFICRKCESPQETSHRLNYFEVFNEEAKYNIDASKLQAKFRDLQRLLHPDKFAAKSKKEQALSDNLSALVNQAYQTLSKPEKRAKYLLKLRGKDLDSVVLDSGFLARMMELNEEVASVEEQQNQKSAEEYLKVVQSEAEELAKQLSAAFEKDSFDLASIELAKLKYLRNIETKLKDILEK
- the trk gene encoding trunk, with the translated sequence MSPSARVALFVISVLFHLLRPAACGQVGCAPAAVDKLRDRLGPAFNPRYMSIDKPPPEPEEPARIYARHTDAVQSDASHAEGDASNLQGDHRTPSFRVDPEFMQDVVEGESDADPSLREQRNDKSIDVKPSGVPSKKLLWLEKAVSRGDIKDSEQAQRPPSRELGDLRGSRGRREDDTKTPWGCESRIVWQDLGEDRFPRFLRTVHCKGEPCWFTHFRCQGRAFTVKVLRRANADAPCTDGVRTSLDHLPAGIRENWVFEERAVTFCCECSSDD